From the genome of Bradyrhizobium sp. ORS 278:
GGCATGGAGCTGGTCGAGGTGGGCACGCCCTATCTGCATCGCGATCATCTCGCAGCCGAGCTTCCCATGCTGCCTGCGGGTACGCTGCTCAGCGAAGGCCAGGACGTGGAGCGCCAGCTCGACCGCTGCCGCGAGGCGCGTCCCGATCTCGTCGTCTGCGGTCTCGGCCTCGCCAATCCGCTGGAGGCCGAGGGCCTCACGACCAAATGGTCGATCGAGCTGATCTTCACGCCCATCCAGGGCTTCGAGCAGGCCGGCGATCTCGCCGAGCTGTTCGCCCGGCCGCTGCTGCGGCAAACCAGACTGGCGGTGTGAGATGCAGCTGTCGGTCTGGACATATGAAGGCCCCCCGCACATCGGCGCGATGCGCATCGCCACCGCGATGCGCGACGTGCACTACGTGCTGCACGCCCCGCAGGGCGACACCTACGCCGATCTGCTATTCACCATGATCGAGCGCCGCGACCGCCGGCCGCCGGTCACTTACACCACCTTCCAGGCGCGCGATCTCGGCGGCGACACTGCTGACCTGCTGCAGAGCGCGGCCCGCGCTGCCTACGAGCGCTTTCAGCCGCAGGCGATGCTGGTCGGCGCGTCCTGCACCGCCGAGCTGATCCAGGACGATCCCGGCGGGCTCGCGCAGGCGCTCCGGCTTCCGATTCCCGTGATCCCGCTCGAGCTGCCGGCCTATCAGCGCAAGGAGAATTGGGGCGCTTCGGAAACCTTCTACCGGATTGTACGGGCGTTGGCTGCGTCTTCCGCTGATGGCTCCCCCCGCCATGAACGGAAGGCGGGCGCCCGTCCAGTCTGCAACCTGCTTGGTCCGACGGCTCTCGGCTTCCGTCACCGCGACGACCTCGCGGAAGTGACCAGGCAGGTTGTGGAGCTCGGCATCGAGATCAACGTGGTGGCGCCGTGGAACGCGACGCCGGCCGATCTCGCCCGCCTGCCGCAGGCGGATTTCAACATCGTGCTCTATCCGGAGATCGCGCTGACCGCGGCGCAATGGCTGAACCGCCAGTTCGGCCAGCCCTATACGAAGACGATCCCGATCGGCGTCGGCGCGACGCGCGACTTCATCAGGGAGGTCGCAGGCCTTGCCGGCGTCGATGCAGAGCCCGTTCTGTCACGCGCCGAGAGCCGCTTGCCGTGGTACTCGCGCTCGGTCGACTCGACCTATCTCACCGGCAAGCGCGTCTTCATCTTCGGCGATGCCACTCACGCCGTTGCCGCCGCGCGCGTGGCCACGCAGGAGCTCGGCTTCGAGGTCGTTGGCCTTGGCACCTATGCGCGCGAATTCGCCCGCGAGATCCGCGAGGCCGCCGCGCTCTACGGCATCGAGCCTCTGATCACCGATGACTATCTGCAGGTCGAGGCCCGCGTCAGCGAACTGCGCCCTGAACTTGTGCTCGGCACGCAGATGGAGCGCCACATCGCCAAGCGGCTTGGCATTCCCTGCGCCGTGATTTCATCGCCGACTCACGTTCAGGATTTCCCCGCGCGCTACTCGCCGCAGATGGGGTTCGAAGGCGCGAACGTGCTTTTCGACACCTGGGTGCATCCGTTGATGATGGGCCTGGAGGAGCATCTGCTCGGCATGTTCCGCGAGGATCATGAGTTTGCTGATCACGCCCCGTCGCATCTCGGCGCAGCTCCTGCTGCGCCACCCCAGCAGCCGCAGCTGCGCGTGGTCGAGACCGTCACCTCCACCGAGCTCGCCTGGGCATCCGACGCCGAGCGCGAGCTGACCAAGATTCCCTTCTTCGTGCGCGGCAAGGCGCGCCGCAACACCGAACGCTTCGCGCGCGAGCGCAACGTCAACCTGATCACGCTCGAGACCTTGTACGATGCCAAAGCGCATTTCGGTCGCTGACGTCACACCCATCCGGGTGGTGATCGTGACGATGGACAGCCATCTCGCCTCGGCTGCCCTGCGTGCCCGCGCGGCCCTGCAGGCCGAACTGCCCGGCCTCGATCTCAAGGTGCACGCGGCCGACGAATGGGGCTGTAATCCGAACGCGCTCGAGCATTGCCTCGCCGATATCGCGACCGGCGACATCGTGGTCGCAACGATGCTGTTCATGGAGGACCACATCCAGCCTGTGCTGCCTGCGTTGCAGGCGCGCCGTGATCAGTGCGATGCGATGATCGGCTGCCTGTCGGCCGGCGAGGTGGTGCGACTGACGCGGCTCGGCAAGCTGACAATGTCGGGCTCGGCCACCGGCGTGCTCGGCCTGTTGAAGCGGCTGCGCGGCAGCAACCGCTCCGGCAATTCGAGCGGCC
Proteins encoded in this window:
- the bchB gene encoding ferredoxin:protochlorophyllide reductase (ATP-dependent) subunit B, which encodes MQLSVWTYEGPPHIGAMRIATAMRDVHYVLHAPQGDTYADLLFTMIERRDRRPPVTYTTFQARDLGGDTADLLQSAARAAYERFQPQAMLVGASCTAELIQDDPGGLAQALRLPIPVIPLELPAYQRKENWGASETFYRIVRALAASSADGSPRHERKAGARPVCNLLGPTALGFRHRDDLAEVTRQVVELGIEINVVAPWNATPADLARLPQADFNIVLYPEIALTAAQWLNRQFGQPYTKTIPIGVGATRDFIREVAGLAGVDAEPVLSRAESRLPWYSRSVDSTYLTGKRVFIFGDATHAVAAARVATQELGFEVVGLGTYAREFAREIREAAALYGIEPLITDDYLQVEARVSELRPELVLGTQMERHIAKRLGIPCAVISSPTHVQDFPARYSPQMGFEGANVLFDTWVHPLMMGLEEHLLGMFREDHEFADHAPSHLGAAPAAPPQQPQLRVVETVTSTELAWASDAERELTKIPFFVRGKARRNTERFARERNVNLITLETLYDAKAHFGR